The Luteolibacter flavescens genomic sequence CAGTGGATCGGAGAAGCCGATGTTGGGAAATGCATTCACCGCCGCGATCTGTTGGGGCGGCGGATTCGCTGGCATTTTCGACGAGGCGAGCGGCAGGCGCAGGGCATCCGTGATCTGGATCGAGACGGTGGCGGTGGAAATCAGGCCGGGGGTATCGCGGATCTCGTAGGTCAGCGAGTCGGTGCCGGTTCCGGTGCCCGTGTGAACGTAGTCGATCTTGCCATCGGGCCGGACGGTCGCGGTGCCGTGGACCGGCGGGGTGACGATGGCGAGCGAGGAAAGATTGAGCGTGGCGATGCCATTCGGATCGAGGTCATTGTCGAGCACCCGCAGGATGGTCGATGACCCGGGGCGGACGTAACCCGTGTCGTTGTTCGCGATCGGAGCGACGTTTTGCCAGGTGCTCAAGCGAGAGCCGGGAATGTAGGTGATCGAAGACTGCCCCGGATAAGTCCACCCGACTCCGAGGTGATCGCCTCCGCCGCCTTCCTTGTGCAGTGCCTCGATGTAATAGTAGCGCCCGGCTACCAGCGGGATTTCCACCGATGTCTGGTCCGGCGAGCCATTCCACTGGCCTGCGGAAACCCAGCTGGAGACCCCTGCGATGCGTCGTTTCTGGTCGGGCGATTCGGTCGTGCTGAGCCAGAGATCGCTGCTGTCATCCGAGTGGATGTAGAAGCGGTAGTTGCCCGTGACCGGCGCATGGACCCAGCCGAGGATCCGCGCGCCATAGTTGTCCATCGAGTCGCGCGGCGCATCGAAGCTTGTCAGCGTGCCCGTCTGGTTCGGCGAGTTTGGAAAGCTGGCGAGCGAGGTGAGATTCGAGACCTCCGATCCACCGACACCGGTCCATACCTGCCGTGTGATCCCGCCGGTGGGCGGCGCGGCGAAGAGGGGCGCGGATAATAGGAATCCGGCGGCTGTGGTCAGACGTGGAGCGATCATGGGATTTTTCAGGATGATGCAGCTTGATACATGAATGCCGGTCGGCGGGAAGAGCCGTCATTGGTGACGGAGCCGAGGCATCGCTCCTTTACGCCATGAATCGATGAGTTTCAAATGGCGGCGTGATTTCCGAGATTCTGCGGGTGCGGACGCCGCTCGTGAGTTTTCACGTGCTGAGAGATGATGCAGGCTTGTTGCTGCTCGATGCAGGGTTTGTCGGCGGCGTGGGTTTTCTCCGCCGTGCCCTCGTCCGGCGGGGGTGGGAAAACGAGCCGATCCGCGGGATACTCCTCACCCACGGTCATCTGGATCACACGCTGAATGTCGCCCGCCTCGCGCGTGAGCACGGCGCGTGGATCGCCGCGCCACGCGCGGATGCGGAGCGCTATCTCGGCCGCGGCAGCTCGCGGGGCTGGGGGCGGATCGGGGGAATGCTGGAGGCAATCGGCCGTCCGGTTTTAGGATTTCGTCCCTTTGTTCCCGACCGCTTGATTGACGATGGCGACGAAATCGAGACCGGGTGCGGACTTCGCGCGGTGAGCTTGCCCGGCCACACCGAGGGCCATACCGGTTACTATTGCGAGGCTCTCAGGCTGCTCTTTTGCGGCGACCTTTTTGCCAGCTTCGGAAGGTGGTCGCATTTCCCTCCGGCGATCCTGAATGCCGACCCCGGGAAAATGGCGGCCAGCGTCAGGAAGGCCCTCTCGCTCGATCTCGCGGGAGTCTTGCCAAATCACGCCGACGATGCGGAACCGTCGGAGCACCTGCGACGCCTGCGGGTGCTGGCGGACCGCCTCACACCCGGCTGAGAATCCCACCGAGCAGCGAGTCGAGGCGCGCGAGTCCGTGATCTTCGCGGAAGCGGGCGTAGTCGCCGTGCAAGGGCTTGTCCTCCCAATCTCGTCCGTCGAGGATGCGGCGGAGCGCTTCCAGCGCGCGGTCGCTATCGCCCTCGGGAATGGTCAGTCCGGTGCGGTAACCCTCGATCCGGTGGCCGATGCACTCGCCCGCCGTGGCCAGGCAGGGAATGTCGAATGCCGCGGCCTTGCCAAGCGTGCCGCTGCTTCCCTCAAAGCCTTCGTAGGCCGCCCAGGCAACGTCGAAGGTGCGGAAGACGGCATTGAAATCCTCCTCCGCGGGAATACGTCCGCCGGGCAGGGTGAAGTGGAGATTGTCGATCTCGCCGCTCGCGACCCTGCGGGCGGTCTGCTCGACGAGAGCGTGTTCCTCGTCGGAATACTCCGGTCGCTCGTAGCGACCGCCGCAGGCGAAGTACAATGGAAGCCGTAGTTCGCGCGCCTTCTCCGCGACGCGCAGGAGATTGAGGAGGCCCTTGCGGCGCTCCATGCCGAGCAGGCCGATGATCTTCCGCCCGCCCGCCTTTGCCCGGATCTCCTCGGCCAGCGCGTATGGAGCGGCTGGGAGTGCCGAATCCGTCACATCGGGAAAGGCATGCACGTCCTTGCGGGTGTAGCGCTTCATCGGGTCGATGAAGCGTTCGTCGAGCACGCCGATGCCGCGGCACAGCGGGCTGCGGATGATCGCGTCGCCCTTCGCCAGCATGCGCAGTGACTTCACCGGCGAGTCGGTCTCGCCATGGTGGTGATTCCGCAGGTAGAGTCCGCTCCACGGCCGGTCGATGGTCAGGTGCGGCACCGAGGGGAAGGGGAGGAAGCGCAGGTAGCTGTCGAGATACGGGAAGAAGACCAGATCCACCTTGCGGTTGGTGGCTTGCTCTGCCTCGAAGATGGTGTCGGCGCAGCGCTTCCAGCGTTGATAGGTGCGGGCCGGATCGCCTTCGAAGCGTCCGTTGAACCAGCTCTTCTTTCCCGCAGGCAGCTTGTGCGTCGAGACGCGGCGGTCGAAGTCCGCCACCTCTCTGATCGATGCGGCGCGTGCCGCGGAGAATGCCTCGCCGGGCTCCGGGCAGAGGCCGATGACGAATGCGCCCAGCCGCAGGAAGGCCGCGGTGAACTGTGAAAAGTACATCGGATGGTGGCCGACCCAGAGCGGGTCAACCAAAGCGACGGTCTTCGTCAGGGGAGTGGAAGTCATCGGAGAGAGATCGGCTGCCCGGCATGGATCCAAGAAGCGCGCACAAGGAAAGCCTGCGACAATCCGGCCATCACGCCGAAAATCATCGAGGCGAGTCGTTCATCGAAGGGGTTTGAGGTTAGCGTCTCGCTGAGCAGGCAGCATGCCGCGATGAACGGCAGGAATGCGAGCCACTGGTCCGGCCCGGGGTCGGAGGCGTTCGCACGCGCCGCGGCCATCGATGCAGCCATGACACCGCCGATCAGGGCGATGTGGGCGAGCAGGCCGATCACGCCGCCGGAGAAGAGCGAGTAGGTCCAGGTGGAGTGGCCGGCGAACCAGACATCGTCACCGATTTCCTCGTCCGGCGGGAAAACGAGATGGATCTCCTGCATGTAGGAGGGATGCCAGTAGTAGGAGGCACCGATGCCCTTGCCATGCAGGTAGTGGACGGGCTCGCGGTTGAGGATCTCGAAGATGGCATCCGCCTCGGCCACGCGGGTGAGGAAGGAGATGTCCGCCTTTGTATTCCGGTCCTCGGCGTGGTGGAAGAGGCGCTCGTTCCACCGCTCGATCTGATGCGGCTGGGCGATTGCTGCGATGCCGACCGCTCCGATGGCGAAGAGCCCGATGGCAAAGCCGGGCCACAGCCGCTTCACCGCGTCAAAGGGTTGATAGATTCCCCAGCGGACGCCGAGGATGAAGCACAGCGAGGCCGCACAGGCGGACGCCATCACGGGGAAAAGCAACGACCGCGTGACCGTGATGAAGATGCCGAAGAACAGCACGCCCACCGCCACCGGCAGCAGCCAGTGAAAGCGCGAGCGCAGCAGCAGCGCGCAGCCGATCCACGCGGCGAGCCAGTTGTTCGCGGAGCTCTGCACCTCCACGCGCGCCGTCTCCATGGTCACTCCCTTGAAGACGAAGCCGTGGAAAATCCGCCACAGCACGTTCGTGCAGGCGGCGGCGAAGACCGGCATGACGATGCGCGAGGGCTTCACCCCTACGCAGCCCGCGATGTGGGCATTGATCATCCCCGCGAGGCAGAGGATGAGCGGCAGGATGATGCGCAGGGAGCGGCCCGGGGCCACGCCCTGCATCAGCGCATTCGCCGCCATGAAGCCGAGGAACCCGCCCCAGCCGAGGATGAGCCACGCGCCGGGTCGGACAAGAAGGTGCCTCCAGCCTAACAGGACGATGCCCGCCGTGGAAAAGACCGCGAGCCCGAGGAAAATGAGCTGGTCGAATCCCGCGCCGCCGCTGGCCTCGCGGGCCTGCGAGGCGCGGTAGTCGAAGGCGAAGGAAATCATGAAGACCCACAGCAGCCGCTCCACCCATGGCGCGGCGGCCGTGGATGGCACCTCGACGGCATCGTGGGTCGCCGTCATGAGCGGAAGGCGTCGGGATTCCCGAGCGCGCGGCCTAACAGCTCGCCGCGGTCTTCCCAGTGGAAGGCATGGCGGCAGGCATCGACTGCCCGGCTCGCGGCGTGATTGAGGAAGGCGAGGTCGTCGATTTTTCCGGCGACGGCGAGCGCGAGCGACTCGGGATCTGGTGCGGCGATGGCCTCGGTGGCGGGATCCACCGGCACACCGCTGAGTGCTGCCTCCACCGAGGCGAGAGGCAGCCCGCGGAAGATGTAGTCGAGCGCCTTCAGCTTGAAGCCGCCGCCCAGGGCCTCCGGAATCAGGCCGATGCGGGCTTGATCGAGGTAGGGGGCCATCGACGGCACATTCGCCGCGAAGCTCGCCCACGGGTACTGCCGGGCCAGCGCCGCGAACCACTCGGGGTCCGCCTTGCCCGCCACCTGGAAGGCGATCTTTGCTTCTTGGAATGGGGCTGCGGCGGCTTTCAGGAAAGACTCCAGATTCCGGCGCTTGGCCAGCCACTCGAAGGTCCCCGCCAGCAGCACGGTGCGAGGGCTCTCTTCCGTGATGGGCCGTGGCGGTCCGTCAGGAATGCTGCCCGTGTAGCCGGGTGGGAGGACGCAGACGGGCTTGCCGGGGTTCTCCTTTTTGAAGGCTTCCGCATCGCGCGGGGTGATGGCGGAGATGAGATCGGCCCGGCGGCAGAGCGCAGCTTCCATCCGGGCGTATTTGGTGGCGTCCAGCTTCAGCGCCATCCGCATGGGCAGCGATCCGCGGCCATCCGCGGCCACTTCGCGGCGCACCGTCGCCTCGTGATTGTGAGCGAGGTAAACGACCTTCTGCTCCTTGCCGATCATCCCGAGGGCCCAGGCACAGGCAGCCTGATCGATGACGATCCAGTCCCACTTTTTCTCTAACAAGCGCTTCAGCTCGGCACGTTGAACAGGATTTCCGAGTCGAAAGGCGTCGCCGGGCAAGGTGGAGGCCAGGCTGCGGAGCCGGCCGCTCGGGATCGTCCCATGGAGCTCCCAGTTCACCGCCTGGCCCCTGCCGCCGAAACGCGAGGCGTTCTTCGGGGCTCCTTCGATTTCCGCAGTGATGCGCTCGGCCAGACCGGCGGCTTCCTCGGCCAGTCGCGGATCTTGCCGCGCGGCCTGTAGATGGGCGACGGCGGCGGAAGGGTCGCCATTCTCGTAGCTTGCCTTGCCCTGCTCCAGACGGCGCTGCGGGTCATCGGTCGCGGCATTTCCACGGGCGCATGGCCGCGGATTCGGATGATGGGCCAAGACCGTGATGTCCATGCCCGGCTGCGCCGCGAGGGCCTTCAGCAGGCCGAGCGTGTAGATCAGCTCGCCGCTGTCGGCGGGGCGGGGGTCTTGCCGGGTGATCCAGAGGCAGCGCATGACAGGCGGGCGAAGTTTACCGCAGCGCTCACGCCTTGGCTGTTAGAATCTCCTCGAAGGTCGTGGCGATCTTCTCGATGGGAAAGGTCTCTTCGGCATAGGCCCGGGCCTTTCTGCCGAATTCCCCGCACTCCTTGGGCGATGCTTGAAGGAAGCCTGCCGCAGAGAGGAAGCCCTCCATGTCACGCGGTTCGACGGTGATGCCCGCGCCATGGTCCCGGGTGATGCGGGCTGCCAGATTCTCCTTTGGCACCGCCAGCAGGATGGGTCGCGCCGCGCACAAGTAGCTGAGTGTCTTCGAGGGAACGGAAAAGATCCCCGCTTCCTCCTCCAGGATGCCGACAAGCACGTCGCCTGATCCCAACACCATCGGCAGCTCGGCAAAGGGCTGGTAAGGCAGGAGCAGCAGGTTCTGCAGACCCGCCTCGGCGGACTCGCGACGCAGCCAGTCGGCACCAATTCCCTCCGAAACGACCACGACCCGGACGGAGTTGTCGTCGCGGAATTTTTTCGCCAGTTCCAGCAGCATGGCCGGATTGTGCTTCATGCCGATGGTCCCGGAGTAGAGGAAGACGAACTTGTCGTGCAGCCCGTGTCGGCGGGACCAGTCGTTGGACTTCGGATGGACCGGGAAATCTTCGATGGCGGCCCAATTCGGCACTACCGAGACGCGCTGTGGATCGACCCCGAACTCTTCCCGCAGGATGGGCGTGAAATCGGAGGTGATCGCCACGATCCCGCTGCTGCGCTTGAATTGCTTCGAATCCAACATCCGGTACCAGGACCCGATCAGGCCTCCGGCCACCGGGATCTTTTTCCGGAGCAGCTTGTCCACCGCCAGGCTGTAGAAATCCTGCACCCAATAATAAAAACGCCCGCCGACTTCCACGGTGGCGCGGGTGATGGGTTCTTGGGTTTCCGTCGGCGTATTCCCGGAGAGCACCGCATCGGGCCTCCATTCACGCACGAAATCCGCCGCGGCTTGGCCGTAGCGGATTTCCATGCTCCGCCGGCGGCGGAAGGAGTATTTGTACTTTGGATATTCCGGATCCATCGGGATCTCGCGGAATTCCAAGGTCGGCGCATCGTTCTCGTTCCGGCGAAGATCCCCGCGTGGAGTCTGGAGCGAACTTGCGAAGGCATGCACCACCTGATAGCCACGGGCCGCGAGCGCACGGCTCAGTGACGTGGGAAAAGCGTGGCCTGCATAATCGTGCACCAAGATCTTCATCGGGGGGATGGGCCTAGGGAGCGCCGGGCCGATCCTATTCAACAACGATGAAAGGTCAATGCATGCTGTGTTACGCGATCACGTAGCGGGCACCTCTATCGGAAAAGCGCCCCTAGGAAGATATAGGCGACTGCTAGGGCCGCATAGATCGAAACGAGCACCACGGCTTCTGCCTTCTTGGAGGCTTGTGGTTCTTCACGGTGCGTGTTCATCGGAATGATAGGGTAAGATTGAGACCCTGCCGGGGATGAGTCCGACAGGGCCCTAGGGCGGGACAGAGATCACTTCGCGTCGCGGTTGGCGTCGGCCTCGTCCTCGAGAGCTTCAGCCTTGCGCTCGGTCGCCTTGCGAATCGAGTCGGCATTGTCCTCGGCGGCGTCAGCGCGGGCCTCGGCATTTTCCTTCTCGGCATCGAGGGAGTCCTTGGCCTGCTCGCGGACGCGGTCAGCGGCCTTCTCCGTTGCATCGGCGGCGGCTTCACCATCCTTGCGCACCTCGTCAGCCTTCATTTCCAAGGCGTCGGCCTTCTGCTCAAGGGCATCTTGGCGGACGTTTTCCTGATGCGAGTCACACGAGGTGAAAGCAAAGGCATAAGCAGCGGTGGCAATCAGGGTAGGGATCAGAGGAGTTTTCATAATCGTTTTTAGTTGGTTGGTGGGTCTAACGACCTTGTGAAAGAGTATGGCAGATTGAGTGCCTATTCATTTTCAATGGGTTGTGATGGTGGTTGTGCCAGGAATGCGGCTCCTTGCATGGGCGGTGGATGCAGGATGCACGACTTCGGGCCGTTCGGCATGTGGCAGGCGGGAAGGGTGCTTGCCGCCGTCGCGCTGCTTTGCTCCCGTGGCGCAGGATGAACCAAGGGCCGACAGCGGAAGAAGTGGTGACGATGCTCCAAGAGGAAGGTCTGGTGGATCTGGCTCCTGATTTCCCTGTCGATGGAGATCTCTTCGCCGCAGGGCTCGACTCGATGGCGGTGATGCAGCTCATCGTCGTGGTGGAGGAGCGCTTCGGCGCGGTTATCAGCCCGGAAGACGCGGGCCGGGAAAACCTCGGGACGCCCTCGGCACTCGCGGATCTCATCGGGAGGAAGCTCGCGTGAAGGCGGACGTGCTGGTGCTCGGCGGGGGCAGTGCCGGCCTGGCCGCCGCGGTGACGGCGGCACGCGCGGGAGCCCGGGTTGTCCTCGTGGAGCGACACGGCTTTGCCGGTGGCATGGGCACCGCTTCGCTGGTCCACACCTTTTGCGGTCTCTATCTGCTGAATGAGGAGACGCCGGTGATTGCGAATGCCGGCTTCCCCGCGGAGATCGCCGCTCGGATGCTGGCCGCCACGGGCGAAGGCGGACCGGTGAAAATGGGCCGCGTCTGGGTGCTGCGCCAGCATCCGGTGGAGTTTGTTAGAATCGCCGATGACCTCCTGCGCGAGAGCGGCGTGGAGGTGCTCTTCCATACGGAGGCCTTGTCCGTCGAGCGAGATGCCGGGGGCTGGAAGGCTGCGGTCATCTGCCGCGGACAACGCCGCGAGATCCACGCGCGGACCATCATCGATGCCTCGGGCGATGCCGTGCTAGCCGATCTGTTAGGCGCGCCGTCGGAGATGACGGAGTCTTCCCGGCTCCAGCGTCCCGCTTACGTCTTCGGTGTCCAGGGTGCGGCGGATGGCGAGCAGGGCCTCGCGCTCGCGGGCCGGATCGTCGATGGCATCCGGCGGGGATTGCTCTCGAAGGAAACGCTCGGCCTTCACTTCCGCGCCAGCGGCAGGGCGGGGGAAATCTTTGGTACCATCGATCTCAGCGGCGCGGAGGAAGGTGACTACGATCCACTGGATGCCGCCTGCCTTTCGCGCCTGGAAGTCGCCGGACGCAGCGTGGCCGCCGCCGCGGTGGAGTTTTTCAGGAAGGAAGCGGCAGGCTGGGAGAGTGCCTGCATCTCCCATTGGCCCGTGCGAGCCGGTGTCCGGGAGAGCCGCCGTTGGAAAGGACGGCACGTTCTCACGGAAGCCGAGGTGCTCGGCGGCGTGCGGCACGAGGACGACATCGCGCTCGCGACTTGGCCGCTGGAATTCCGCGAGACGAACCGCGGGCCCAAGCTGCGCTACCCGCAAGATGACCGCGCGGCGGGCATCCCGCTGGGCTGCCTGATGCCGGAGTCGCTCGACGGGGTCTTCGTCGCCGGGCGCTGCATCTCCTGTGATCACGGCGCGCAGGCGTCGGTGCGGGTCATGGGGACGTGCTTTGCCACGGGGCAGGCAGCCGGCTTGGCCGCAGCAATCACAGCAAGGGGCGATGCGGAGGACTTGGCAAAGCGGATCCGCGAAGCATTTCCGTCGGTCATTTGATCACTCGGGCCTTTCCTGACGGGGCGTCCCGATTTCCACTGCTCGCATGCAATGGCGCATCCGAGTGGATACCGGCGGAACTTTCACCGACGCTTGGGCCGTGGGCCCGGATGGCGGCGAGCGGCGGGCGAAGATCTTGTCCGATGGCACGCTGCGCTGCCGCCTTGTCGCGCAGGATGGCGAGTGGTGGCTCACCGACTCGGAGCTGTCGCTGTCCGACGGCACACTGGCCGGATGGTCCGGTGCGAGTGTCTCCGTGCTCGATAGCCGCGATGGAGCACGCAG encodes the following:
- a CDS encoding MBL fold metallo-hydrolase, whose protein sequence is MISEILRVRTPLVSFHVLRDDAGLLLLDAGFVGGVGFLRRALVRRGWENEPIRGILLTHGHLDHTLNVARLAREHGAWIAAPRADAERYLGRGSSRGWGRIGGMLEAIGRPVLGFRPFVPDRLIDDGDEIETGCGLRAVSLPGHTEGHTGYYCEALRLLFCGDLFASFGRWSHFPPAILNADPGKMAASVRKALSLDLAGVLPNHADDAEPSEHLRRLRVLADRLTPG
- a CDS encoding glycosyltransferase, whose translation is MTSTPLTKTVALVDPLWVGHHPMYFSQFTAAFLRLGAFVIGLCPEPGEAFSAARAASIREVADFDRRVSTHKLPAGKKSWFNGRFEGDPARTYQRWKRCADTIFEAEQATNRKVDLVFFPYLDSYLRFLPFPSVPHLTIDRPWSGLYLRNHHHGETDSPVKSLRMLAKGDAIIRSPLCRGIGVLDERFIDPMKRYTRKDVHAFPDVTDSALPAAPYALAEEIRAKAGGRKIIGLLGMERRKGLLNLLRVAEKARELRLPLYFACGGRYERPEYSDEEHALVEQTARRVASGEIDNLHFTLPGGRIPAEEDFNAVFRTFDVAWAAYEGFEGSSGTLGKAAAFDIPCLATAGECIGHRIEGYRTGLTIPEGDSDRALEALRRILDGRDWEDKPLHGDYARFREDHGLARLDSLLGGILSRV
- a CDS encoding O-antigen ligase family protein, which gives rise to MTATHDAVEVPSTAAAPWVERLLWVFMISFAFDYRASQAREASGGAGFDQLIFLGLAVFSTAGIVLLGWRHLLVRPGAWLILGWGGFLGFMAANALMQGVAPGRSLRIILPLILCLAGMINAHIAGCVGVKPSRIVMPVFAAACTNVLWRIFHGFVFKGVTMETARVEVQSSANNWLAAWIGCALLLRSRFHWLLPVAVGVLFFGIFITVTRSLLFPVMASACAASLCFILGVRWGIYQPFDAVKRLWPGFAIGLFAIGAVGIAAIAQPHQIERWNERLFHHAEDRNTKADISFLTRVAEADAIFEILNREPVHYLHGKGIGASYYWHPSYMQEIHLVFPPDEEIGDDVWFAGHSTWTYSLFSGGVIGLLAHIALIGGVMAASMAAARANASDPGPDQWLAFLPFIAACCLLSETLTSNPFDERLASMIFGVMAGLSQAFLVRASWIHAGQPISLR
- a CDS encoding glycosyltransferase; translated protein: MRCLWITRQDPRPADSGELIYTLGLLKALAAQPGMDITVLAHHPNPRPCARGNAATDDPQRRLEQGKASYENGDPSAAVAHLQAARQDPRLAEEAAGLAERITAEIEGAPKNASRFGGRGQAVNWELHGTIPSGRLRSLASTLPGDAFRLGNPVQRAELKRLLEKKWDWIVIDQAACAWALGMIGKEQKVVYLAHNHEATVRREVAADGRGSLPMRMALKLDATKYARMEAALCRRADLISAITPRDAEAFKKENPGKPVCVLPPGYTGSIPDGPPRPITEESPRTVLLAGTFEWLAKRRNLESFLKAAAAPFQEAKIAFQVAGKADPEWFAALARQYPWASFAANVPSMAPYLDQARIGLIPEALGGGFKLKALDYIFRGLPLASVEAALSGVPVDPATEAIAAPDPESLALAVAGKIDDLAFLNHAASRAVDACRHAFHWEDRGELLGRALGNPDAFRS
- a CDS encoding glycosyltransferase family 4 protein, which produces MKILVHDYAGHAFPTSLSRALAARGYQVVHAFASSLQTPRGDLRRNENDAPTLEFREIPMDPEYPKYKYSFRRRRSMEIRYGQAAADFVREWRPDAVLSGNTPTETQEPITRATVEVGGRFYYWVQDFYSLAVDKLLRKKIPVAGGLIGSWYRMLDSKQFKRSSGIVAITSDFTPILREEFGVDPQRVSVVPNWAAIEDFPVHPKSNDWSRRHGLHDKFVFLYSGTIGMKHNPAMLLELAKKFRDDNSVRVVVVSEGIGADWLRRESAEAGLQNLLLLPYQPFAELPMVLGSGDVLVGILEEEAGIFSVPSKTLSYLCAARPILLAVPKENLAARITRDHGAGITVEPRDMEGFLSAAGFLQASPKECGEFGRKARAYAEETFPIEKIATTFEEILTAKA
- a CDS encoding acyl carrier protein, whose protein sequence is MNQGPTAEEVVTMLQEEGLVDLAPDFPVDGDLFAAGLDSMAVMQLIVVVEERFGAVISPEDAGRENLGTPSALADLIGRKLA
- a CDS encoding FAD-dependent oxidoreductase; this encodes MKADVLVLGGGSAGLAAAVTAARAGARVVLVERHGFAGGMGTASLVHTFCGLYLLNEETPVIANAGFPAEIAARMLAATGEGGPVKMGRVWVLRQHPVEFVRIADDLLRESGVEVLFHTEALSVERDAGGWKAAVICRGQRREIHARTIIDASGDAVLADLLGAPSEMTESSRLQRPAYVFGVQGAADGEQGLALAGRIVDGIRRGLLSKETLGLHFRASGRAGEIFGTIDLSGAEEGDYDPLDAACLSRLEVAGRSVAAAAVEFFRKEAAGWESACISHWPVRAGVRESRRWKGRHVLTEAEVLGGVRHEDDIALATWPLEFRETNRGPKLRYPQDDRAAGIPLGCLMPESLDGVFVAGRCISCDHGAQASVRVMGTCFATGQAAGLAAAITARGDAEDLAKRIREAFPSVI